From the Leptospira sp. WS60.C2 genome, one window contains:
- a CDS encoding ABC transporter substrate-binding protein produces the protein MKFDSYKRVVFFTAVASIAFAVACGKKETKVSEIGQGEGEVSIVAWPGYIERGETDKGYDWVTEFEKSTGCKVNVKTAATSDEMVALMNEGGFDLVTASGDASLRLVAGGKVQEINVDLIPSWKNVDSRLQNAPWHTVDGKHYGVPYQWGPNVLMYNTKVFKKAPTSWNVVFEEQVLPDGKSNKGRVQAFDGPIYIADAALYLKVAKPELGIQDPYELDEKQYNAVIELLKKQRQLVPKYWHDAMVQVDDFKKEGLVASSTWPFQVNLLVSEKQPVASIVPVEGATGWADSTMLHKDSKHVNCAYKWMEHSLSPKVQGDLASWFGSVPSVPAACKGNALLGDTGCAVNGFNNFEKISFWRTPKEDCSGGRKCVPYKKWAEDYISIIGSK, from the coding sequence ATGAAATTCGATTCATACAAACGAGTGGTATTTTTTACGGCAGTAGCCTCAATCGCATTTGCGGTTGCCTGCGGTAAAAAAGAAACAAAGGTTTCAGAAATTGGACAAGGCGAGGGAGAAGTATCCATCGTTGCTTGGCCAGGTTACATTGAGCGCGGTGAAACAGACAAAGGATATGACTGGGTTACCGAATTTGAGAAAAGTACAGGCTGTAAAGTAAATGTGAAAACTGCTGCTACATCTGATGAGATGGTAGCTCTTATGAATGAAGGTGGTTTTGACCTCGTGACTGCATCTGGTGATGCTTCGCTTCGATTGGTTGCAGGTGGAAAAGTTCAAGAAATCAACGTTGATTTGATCCCAAGCTGGAAGAACGTAGACTCTCGTTTGCAAAATGCTCCTTGGCATACAGTGGATGGTAAACATTACGGTGTTCCATACCAATGGGGACCAAACGTGCTTATGTACAACACTAAAGTTTTTAAAAAAGCACCAACAAGCTGGAACGTAGTGTTCGAAGAACAAGTTCTTCCTGATGGAAAATCCAACAAAGGAAGAGTACAAGCATTTGATGGGCCAATCTACATCGCTGACGCTGCCCTATATTTAAAGGTAGCAAAACCAGAACTTGGAATCCAAGATCCATACGAATTAGATGAAAAACAATACAATGCAGTGATTGAGTTGTTAAAAAAACAAAGACAACTCGTTCCAAAGTACTGGCATGATGCAATGGTCCAAGTGGATGACTTTAAAAAAGAAGGTCTAGTAGCTTCATCTACATGGCCATTCCAAGTGAACCTACTTGTGAGTGAAAAACAACCTGTCGCTTCCATCGTACCTGTGGAAGGAGCTACTGGTTGGGCAGATAGTACAATGTTACACAAAGATTCTAAACACGTGAACTGTGCTTACAAATGGATGGAACACTCTCTTTCTCCAAAAGTACAAGGAGATTTAGCATCTTGGTTCGGATCTGTACCATCAGTTCCTGCGGCTTGTAAAGGAAATGCTCTTCTTGGAGATACTGGTTGTGCTGTAAACGGTTTCAACAATTTTGAAAAAATCTCTTTCTGGAGAACTCCAAAAGAAGATTGTTCCGGTGGCAGAAAATGTGTGCCTTATAAAAAATGGGCAGAAGATTATATTTCCATTATTGGAAGTAAATAA
- a CDS encoding ABC transporter ATP-binding protein, which translates to MSQIYDVEFQNVTRKFDQFIAVDDVSFGIKKGEFFSMLGPSGSGKTTCLRMVAGFQDTTSGRVLLEGVDVTGVPPYKRNVNTVFQDYALFPHMTVAENVGYGLKIKKQSKQEINKRVSEMLAMVRLPDVGNRKPSELSGGQRQRIALARALINRPGVLLLDEPLGALDLKLREEMQLELKAIQKEVGITFIFVTHDQEEALSMSDRIAVFNKGKVEQIASPEELYNRPKTEFVANFVGTSNILSIEETKRLTGQTGKAMIRPERVHVFANAKEDNHSTGYRTFKAILKSQVYSGATSKMHFETPNGSKIIASTQNLKISAEHIAVGSEVLVGWKDSDMHML; encoded by the coding sequence ATGAGCCAAATTTACGATGTTGAGTTTCAAAATGTAACAAGGAAATTCGACCAATTTATCGCGGTGGATGATGTCTCCTTTGGAATTAAAAAAGGTGAGTTTTTTTCGATGTTAGGCCCTTCCGGGTCTGGTAAAACAACCTGCCTCCGAATGGTGGCGGGTTTTCAAGATACAACCTCGGGAAGGGTTCTTTTGGAAGGTGTCGACGTCACAGGTGTCCCTCCTTACAAAAGAAATGTAAACACGGTCTTTCAAGACTATGCATTGTTCCCACACATGACTGTTGCTGAAAATGTTGGCTATGGTCTGAAAATCAAAAAACAATCCAAACAAGAAATCAACAAACGAGTTTCCGAAATGCTTGCGATGGTGCGACTCCCCGATGTTGGGAACCGAAAACCATCAGAACTCTCGGGGGGACAAAGACAAAGGATTGCTCTTGCAAGAGCACTCATCAATCGTCCAGGTGTTTTACTACTCGACGAACCCTTAGGAGCCCTTGATTTAAAACTACGGGAAGAGATGCAATTAGAGCTGAAAGCGATTCAAAAAGAAGTGGGGATTACGTTTATTTTTGTAACCCACGACCAAGAAGAAGCGCTTTCGATGTCAGATCGGATTGCTGTCTTTAACAAAGGTAAGGTGGAGCAAATTGCCTCACCAGAAGAGTTGTACAATCGTCCAAAAACGGAATTTGTTGCGAACTTCGTTGGAACCTCCAATATTTTGTCTATTGAAGAAACAAAACGTCTCACGGGACAAACTGGGAAAGCCATGATTCGTCCTGAACGGGTACATGTATTTGCCAACGCAAAAGAAGACAATCATTCCACGGGGTATCGAACCTTTAAAGCCATCTTAAAAAGCCAAGTGTATTCTGGTGCGACATCCAAAATGCATTTCGAAACTCCGAATGGTTCCAAAATCATCGCATCCACACAAAACCTAAAAATTTCCGCAGAACACATTGCCGTTGGTTCTGAGGTGCTTGTGGGTTGGAAAGATTCCGATATGCACATGCTATAG